From the genome of Sphingobacterium kitahiroshimense, one region includes:
- the lnt gene encoding apolipoprotein N-acyltransferase, with product MRNQYLLALLSAFLLWLGWPPVPYSSPILLIAFLPLLIAVENIFRNETYIKKGKKIFLTAGLTAVLWNTASIYWVYNSISAVMPWYIAIFISLIPFLLGALLMALAFRLYYQMRKKVSIIPSLFGLMAFWISYEYLHQSWDLAFPWMTLGNGFSNFHQLIQWYEFTGVYGGTMWIWLSNILIFLLYLNKKEMNIVAKPRRITIVLVLTLLIPSSYSVIRYMTYEEHINPSQIVTVQPNIDPFGKFGHISPEEQLQTLMKLSKSVANPNTEFFIWPETALSQRGDFDEEDFRITSTFDSLINFLNDYKNGNVLSGIESYRLYNDKRTSTAREVGPNLYKDNFNAATLVDVSSKLQFYHKSKLVPGVEQMPFGTAINFLKPLFSAFGGTTGGYGKQDKPSVFYSQSGIGAAPVICYESIWGNYVAQYIQQGAQFIAIITNDGWWGNTSGKDQHLDYAKLRAIENRRWVARSANTGISGFINQRGDIIQKTDWWVPAALTQEINLSEELTIYTKNGDILAYLGLLGALLATLTFFKKSKTSNFIK from the coding sequence GTGAGAAATCAATATTTACTGGCACTTTTAAGTGCCTTTTTATTATGGTTAGGATGGCCACCTGTACCTTACAGTAGTCCGATCTTATTAATTGCCTTTCTTCCGCTCTTAATTGCAGTTGAAAATATCTTCCGCAACGAAACCTACATTAAAAAAGGTAAAAAGATTTTTCTTACAGCAGGATTAACGGCAGTGCTATGGAATACGGCCTCTATTTATTGGGTATACAATTCTATATCCGCAGTAATGCCGTGGTATATTGCCATTTTTATTTCACTCATTCCTTTTTTATTAGGAGCATTATTAATGGCGCTTGCTTTTCGACTATACTATCAGATGCGAAAAAAAGTATCTATAATTCCTTCCTTGTTTGGATTAATGGCTTTCTGGATATCTTACGAATACTTACACCAATCCTGGGATCTAGCATTTCCCTGGATGACTTTAGGTAATGGGTTCTCAAATTTTCATCAATTAATTCAATGGTATGAGTTTACTGGAGTATATGGTGGTACAATGTGGATATGGTTAAGCAATATTTTAATTTTCTTACTTTATTTAAACAAGAAAGAAATGAATATTGTAGCAAAACCTCGTAGGATTACTATTGTGTTAGTCCTTACGTTGCTTATCCCCTCTTCATACTCAGTCATTCGCTATATGACGTACGAGGAGCATATTAACCCTTCTCAGATTGTAACTGTCCAACCTAATATTGACCCATTTGGAAAATTTGGTCATATCAGCCCTGAAGAACAATTGCAAACTTTGATGAAACTATCAAAATCTGTTGCCAATCCGAATACGGAGTTTTTTATATGGCCAGAAACAGCATTGTCACAAAGAGGTGATTTCGATGAAGAAGATTTTAGAATTACAAGTACATTTGATTCGCTTATTAATTTTCTAAATGACTATAAAAATGGCAACGTACTATCTGGGATAGAGAGTTATAGATTATATAACGATAAAAGAACAAGTACTGCTAGAGAAGTAGGACCAAACTTATATAAAGACAATTTCAATGCGGCAACTTTAGTTGACGTGTCTTCCAAACTACAATTTTATCATAAATCTAAACTAGTTCCCGGTGTTGAGCAAATGCCATTTGGCACTGCAATTAATTTCTTAAAGCCTCTATTTAGTGCATTTGGTGGAACGACCGGAGGATATGGAAAACAGGATAAACCATCGGTATTTTATTCACAAAGTGGTATCGGTGCAGCTCCCGTCATCTGTTATGAGTCTATCTGGGGGAATTATGTTGCACAATATATCCAACAAGGGGCCCAATTTATTGCCATCATTACAAATGATGGTTGGTGGGGAAATACTTCTGGTAAAGATCAGCATTTAGATTACGCAAAGTTAAGAGCCATTGAAAATCGAAGATGGGTAGCCCGCTCTGCGAATACGGGAATATCGGGCTTTATCAACCAGCGCGGAGACATCATTCAAAAAACAGATTGGTGGGTACCTGCAGCCCTAACACAAGAAATCAACCTCAGTGAGGAATTGACTATTTACACAAAAAATGGTGATATCCTCGCTTATCTAGGTCTTTTGGGGGCTTTGCTTGCCACACTGACCTTTTTTAAAAAATCAAAAACAAGCAATTTTATTAAATAA
- the serS gene encoding serine--tRNA ligase: MLQLNYIRENRDKVIERLGVKNFKEIGLVDEIITLDEQRRKIQSESDALSAEANSSAKQIGELMRQGKKEEAEAVKSQSSGYKEQIKSLTDHLDRVEQDLNAKIVQLPNLPHTTVPAGVSADDNEVVLENGTIPTLADDAVSHWDLLTKYGIVDLELGVKVTGAGFPVYKGKGARLQRALINFFLDEAAKVGYEEVQVPIMVNEASAFATGQLPDKEGQMYHVTHDDLYLIPTAEVPVTNIYRDVIVKEEQFPIRHCAYTPCFRREAGSYGAHVRGLNRLHQFDKVETVQIVHPDRSYDALEEMNTYVQGLLQKLELPYRVLRLCGGDMSFTAALTYDLEVYSAAQKRWLEVSSVSNFETYQSNRLKVRFKNQDGKMQLAHTLNGSALALPRIVASLLENNQTDKGIKIPKVLVPYTGFEYID, from the coding sequence ATGTTGCAATTGAATTATATCCGTGAAAACAGGGATAAGGTAATCGAAAGATTAGGTGTCAAAAATTTCAAGGAAATTGGATTAGTAGATGAAATCATCACTTTGGATGAACAACGTCGTAAAATTCAATCCGAGTCAGATGCCCTTTCAGCAGAAGCAAATTCATCCGCAAAACAAATCGGAGAATTAATGCGTCAAGGTAAAAAAGAAGAAGCTGAAGCCGTAAAATCCCAATCCTCCGGATATAAAGAACAGATCAAAAGTTTGACAGATCATTTAGATCGTGTTGAACAGGATTTAAATGCAAAGATTGTCCAACTTCCCAATCTTCCACATACTACCGTTCCTGCAGGTGTATCAGCAGATGATAATGAAGTTGTGTTAGAAAACGGAACTATCCCTACATTGGCCGATGATGCGGTTAGTCACTGGGATCTGTTAACTAAATACGGTATCGTAGATTTGGAGTTAGGTGTAAAGGTAACAGGAGCAGGTTTCCCTGTCTATAAAGGAAAAGGAGCTCGCTTGCAACGTGCATTGATCAACTTCTTTTTAGATGAAGCTGCAAAAGTGGGGTATGAAGAAGTACAGGTGCCAATTATGGTTAATGAGGCATCTGCATTTGCTACTGGTCAGTTACCTGATAAGGAAGGCCAGATGTATCATGTAACACACGATGATCTATACCTGATACCAACAGCGGAAGTTCCCGTTACTAATATCTATCGCGATGTTATCGTAAAAGAAGAACAATTCCCTATTAGACATTGTGCGTATACACCATGTTTCCGTCGCGAAGCGGGATCGTATGGTGCGCATGTTCGTGGTTTAAATCGTTTACATCAATTTGATAAAGTGGAAACAGTACAAATCGTTCATCCTGATCGTTCTTATGATGCATTGGAAGAAATGAATACATATGTGCAGGGACTGTTACAAAAACTTGAATTACCTTATCGTGTATTGCGTCTCTGCGGTGGTGACATGAGCTTTACAGCCGCGTTGACTTATGATCTGGAAGTATACAGCGCCGCTCAAAAACGTTGGTTAGAAGTGTCATCAGTTTCAAATTTCGAAACGTATCAATCTAACCGTCTGAAAGTGAGGTTTAAAAACCAAGATGGTAAAATGCAATTGGCTCATACATTAAATGGATCTGCATTAGCTTTACCACGTATAGTAGCTTCTTTATTGGAGAATAATCAAACAGATAAGGGCATAAAAATACCTAAGGTATTGGTCCCCTATACAGGATTTGAATATATTGATTGA
- a CDS encoding electron transfer flavoprotein subunit beta/FixA family protein yields MKILVCISNVPDTTSKITFTNDNTAFNNAGVQYIVNPYDEIALSKAIDLAEGGKGTVTVITVGDSSTEATIRKALATGADNAIRVNALPRDAWFVANQIAHYAKDNSFDLILTGRESIDYNGTQVGSLVATILNIPSVSISKKLDIDGNSATVEREIEGGKEVLTLNLPAVIGTAEGVAETKIPNMRGIMTARTKPLDVIEPIEVAQLSHIVKFETPAPRGAVTLVDAGDVEKLVSLLHEKAKVI; encoded by the coding sequence ATGAAAATATTAGTGTGTATAAGTAATGTCCCTGACACTACTTCCAAGATTACATTCACCAATGACAACACCGCTTTTAATAATGCTGGTGTGCAATACATAGTGAATCCTTACGATGAAATTGCTTTATCAAAAGCAATAGATTTGGCTGAAGGCGGTAAAGGCACCGTAACTGTTATTACAGTTGGGGACTCAAGTACTGAGGCTACTATCCGAAAAGCGCTAGCGACTGGTGCAGATAATGCAATACGAGTAAATGCCTTACCAAGAGATGCTTGGTTTGTTGCCAATCAGATTGCTCATTATGCAAAAGACAACAGCTTTGATCTTATATTAACCGGTAGAGAATCCATTGATTATAATGGAACTCAAGTAGGATCTCTCGTAGCTACGATCCTAAATATTCCTTCCGTTTCTATCAGTAAAAAACTAGATATTGACGGCAATAGCGCAACTGTAGAACGAGAAATCGAAGGTGGCAAAGAAGTTCTAACTTTAAATCTACCAGCTGTAATTGGTACAGCTGAAGGGGTAGCAGAAACAAAAATACCGAATATGAGAGGTATTATGACCGCTAGAACAAAGCCATTAGATGTAATTGAACCTATTGAAGTAGCTCAGTTGTCGCATATTGTCAAATTTGAAACTCCAGCTCCACGCGGTGCTGTCACTTTGGTTGATGCTGGAGATGTCGAAAAATTAGTTTCTCTTTTGCATGAAAAAGCAAAAGTTATTTAA
- a CDS encoding cysteine desulfurase family protein, with the protein MQVYFDNAATTALDPEVIRVMIDTMENNFGNPSSIHSHGRQVKTIVEKARKSIAQILHTSPSEIFFTSGGTEADNMAIVRSIVDFGITHAITTPIEHHAVLHTLEELEKSGKVHLDLLHVDSTGNIDLNQLEDLLSKNPRTFVSIMHGNNELGNLNDIEKISEICQKYKAIFHSDTVQTMGHYPHDLSKLKIDFITGAGHKFHGPKGVGFLYINANTKIKPMIYGGAQERNMRGGTENVYGIAGLAKALELSYEHMEEHSAYIQGLKSYMIEQLQIAIPDIKFNGVTEPNKALYTVLNVSFPCTDMADMLLFNLDIAGISCSGGSACSSGTDIGSHVLGAIRADGTRPSVRFSYCRNNTKEEVDFVVNHLKEICK; encoded by the coding sequence ATGCAAGTATATTTTGATAATGCTGCAACTACAGCGCTAGATCCAGAAGTCATTCGTGTCATGATAGACACCATGGAAAATAATTTTGGAAACCCTTCTTCTATTCATTCACATGGACGACAAGTAAAAACAATTGTTGAAAAGGCGCGTAAATCCATTGCGCAAATCTTACATACTTCTCCATCTGAAATTTTCTTTACCTCTGGTGGTACAGAAGCTGATAACATGGCAATTGTACGTTCTATTGTAGATTTTGGAATTACACATGCGATCACTACACCAATAGAACACCATGCTGTGCTTCATACATTAGAAGAATTGGAAAAATCAGGAAAAGTTCATCTCGACTTACTGCATGTAGATTCCACTGGTAATATTGATTTAAATCAATTAGAAGACTTACTCTCAAAAAACCCTAGAACTTTCGTTTCCATTATGCATGGTAACAATGAACTTGGAAATTTAAATGATATTGAAAAAATATCAGAAATATGTCAAAAGTATAAAGCAATCTTTCATTCTGATACTGTCCAAACTATGGGTCACTATCCACATGATCTAAGTAAGCTAAAAATTGATTTTATAACGGGAGCTGGACATAAATTCCATGGACCGAAAGGAGTTGGTTTTCTATACATTAATGCAAATACGAAAATCAAACCCATGATTTATGGTGGTGCACAAGAGCGTAATATGCGTGGTGGAACTGAAAATGTATATGGTATCGCAGGACTAGCAAAAGCCTTAGAACTGAGCTACGAACATATGGAAGAACATAGTGCTTACATACAGGGGTTAAAATCTTATATGATTGAACAATTGCAGATAGCAATTCCAGATATTAAATTTAATGGTGTCACTGAACCAAATAAAGCACTTTACACTGTTTTAAACGTATCATTTCCATGTACGGATATGGCAGATATGTTATTATTCAATCTAGATATTGCTGGTATTTCCTGTTCGGGTGGAAGTGCCTGTAGTTCTGGAACCGATATCGGATCACATGTACTAGGAGCTATAAGGGCGGACGGCACAAGACCTTCAGTACGTTTTTCTTACTGTAGAAACAATACAAAAGAAGAAGTAGACTTCGTTGTTAATCACCTCAAAGAGATCTGCAAATAG
- a CDS encoding aldo/keto reductase — MHYTPANNRYQEMEYRRSGNSGIKLSAISLGLWQNFGHVNDFENSRKLIQTAFDSGITHFDLANNYGPPPGSAEENFGKILQTDFKGLRDEMIISSKAGYTMWDGPYGDWGSKKYLVSSLDKSLKRMHLDYVDIFYHHRPDPETPLEETMATLNLLVQQGKALYVGISNYKTPEAKRAIDLLKQMGTPCLIHQPKFSMFERWVEESLLDLLTEEQVGCIPFSPLAQGLLTDKYLHGIPQDSRAASGSISLHESDITSDKIEKIKALNEIALQRNQKLAQMAVSWLLQKPQVTSVLIGASKVSQIQDAVNAVKNQQFSREELQQIENILAK, encoded by the coding sequence ATGCACTATACACCTGCGAATAATCGATATCAAGAAATGGAATACCGCCGTTCGGGTAATTCCGGAATTAAATTGTCAGCAATTTCATTGGGCTTATGGCAAAATTTTGGTCATGTCAATGATTTTGAGAACAGTCGTAAGTTAATACAGACAGCATTCGATTCGGGTATCACTCATTTTGACCTTGCGAACAACTATGGGCCGCCTCCTGGTTCGGCAGAAGAAAATTTCGGAAAAATATTACAAACAGACTTTAAAGGACTTCGCGATGAAATGATTATCTCTTCCAAAGCTGGTTATACGATGTGGGATGGCCCTTATGGCGATTGGGGTTCGAAAAAATACCTAGTCTCTAGCTTAGACAAAAGTTTAAAAAGAATGCACCTGGATTATGTAGATATTTTTTATCACCATAGACCGGACCCAGAAACACCACTGGAAGAAACAATGGCTACTTTAAACTTATTGGTCCAACAAGGAAAGGCTTTATATGTCGGGATATCGAACTATAAAACACCTGAAGCAAAACGTGCGATAGATCTTTTAAAACAAATGGGCACGCCTTGTCTCATCCACCAACCTAAGTTTTCTATGTTTGAGCGTTGGGTCGAAGAAAGCCTATTGGATTTACTTACAGAGGAGCAAGTTGGTTGTATTCCTTTCTCACCCTTAGCCCAAGGTTTACTTACTGATAAATATTTACATGGTATTCCGCAAGATTCACGAGCAGCTTCTGGAAGTATTTCACTTCATGAAAGTGATATCACTTCAGATAAAATCGAAAAAATAAAAGCTTTAAATGAAATAGCACTGCAACGAAATCAAAAATTGGCACAAATGGCGGTATCGTGGTTATTACAGAAACCTCAAGTGACATCAGTTTTAATTGGAGCAAGTAAAGTATCACAGATTCAAGACGCCGTCAATGCGGTAAAGAACCAGCAATTTTCAAGAGAAGAATTACAGCAAATTGAAAATATTTTAGCAAAATAA
- a CDS encoding copper resistance protein NlpE: MKRLFIILCCILFVFVACDNQRKGAEAVKDKQDHQSATLYELSGAYSGVMPCADCDGIETVLKLNQNFSYSYTSKYLNKSDEVFVKDGKWKFENNVITLEGVDYKFKLGEKAKLWQLDLSGNEIVGELAENYKLEKLTQ, translated from the coding sequence ATGAAAAGGCTATTTATTATATTATGCTGTATCTTATTTGTTTTTGTTGCATGTGATAACCAACGTAAAGGTGCTGAAGCAGTTAAAGACAAACAAGATCACCAAAGCGCTACTCTATATGAATTGAGCGGAGCATACAGCGGAGTAATGCCTTGTGCAGATTGTGACGGGATCGAAACTGTTTTAAAGTTAAACCAAAATTTTTCCTATAGTTATACCTCAAAATATCTTAATAAAAGTGATGAAGTATTTGTCAAAGATGGAAAGTGGAAATTTGAAAATAATGTGATCACACTTGAAGGAGTGGATTATAAATTCAAACTGGGTGAAAAGGCAAAACTTTGGCAATTGGATTTATCAGGTAATGAAATCGTCGGAGAATTGGCAGAGAATTATAAGTTAGAAAAACTAACACAATAG
- the rsmI gene encoding 16S rRNA (cytidine(1402)-2'-O)-methyltransferase — translation MLYLVPTPIGNLEDMTFRAIRVLKEADVILAEDTRTSAPLLKHFGIEKKVFAHHQHNEHKAISEIIRFLKEGQTIALISDAGTPAISDPGFLLVREAIKEGLEVQCLPGATAFVPALVNSGLPNDRFCFEGFLPVKKGRQTRMKFLAEEKRTMIFYESPHRILKTIDEFIQVFGAERQASISRELSKLYEENVRGTLTDLKLHFENNPIKGEFVFCVGGLE, via the coding sequence ATGCTTTATTTAGTTCCTACGCCAATTGGCAATTTAGAAGACATGACTTTTCGCGCTATACGTGTGTTAAAAGAAGCAGATGTTATTCTTGCCGAAGATACACGCACAAGTGCCCCCCTTTTGAAACATTTTGGAATCGAAAAAAAAGTATTTGCGCATCATCAGCACAATGAACATAAAGCGATTTCAGAAATCATTAGATTTCTGAAAGAAGGTCAGACCATTGCCTTAATTTCAGATGCCGGTACTCCTGCTATCTCTGACCCCGGTTTTTTATTAGTACGAGAGGCAATTAAAGAGGGGCTTGAAGTACAATGTTTACCTGGTGCAACCGCTTTTGTTCCTGCCTTGGTTAATTCAGGACTTCCAAATGACCGTTTTTGTTTCGAAGGATTTCTACCTGTGAAAAAAGGACGTCAAACCCGTATGAAATTTTTGGCTGAAGAAAAACGAACGATGATATTTTACGAATCACCACATCGTATCCTTAAAACAATTGATGAGTTTATTCAAGTTTTTGGAGCAGAAAGACAAGCTTCGATATCACGAGAATTAAGTAAACTGTATGAAGAAAATGTAAGAGGTACTTTAACTGATTTAAAATTACATTTTGAAAACAATCCTATTAAAGGAGAATTTGTATTTTGTGTGGGAGGTTTAGAATAA
- a CDS encoding bifunctional nuclease family protein produces MKKIKLDIIGLSYSQTQSGAYALVLGESGGNRRLPIIIGSHEAQAIAIRIEKMVPSRPLTHDLFQNFAKAFQINIQEVLIYNLIEGIFYSKIICSDGEKTVEIDARTSDAVALAVRFGTPIYAYDFILSSAGIVIEGNEFAFLENLENAVNAEIVEDDVKEETSKIENPFSSLTDEQLKTVLEQSLHDENYEQAALIRDEISRRK; encoded by the coding sequence ATGAAGAAAATCAAGTTAGACATTATTGGACTATCCTACAGTCAGACACAATCAGGTGCATATGCATTGGTACTTGGTGAGTCTGGAGGTAATCGCCGTCTTCCCATTATAATAGGGAGTCACGAAGCTCAAGCTATTGCGATTAGAATAGAAAAGATGGTTCCAAGTCGTCCTCTAACACATGATTTATTTCAGAATTTTGCAAAAGCTTTTCAAATTAATATACAGGAAGTCCTTATCTATAATTTAATAGAAGGCATTTTTTATTCTAAAATCATCTGTTCAGATGGAGAGAAAACTGTAGAAATCGATGCCCGAACTTCAGATGCTGTTGCACTGGCTGTACGTTTTGGAACACCCATTTATGCTTACGACTTCATCTTATCATCTGCCGGCATCGTTATCGAAGGCAACGAGTTTGCCTTTCTTGAAAACCTCGAAAATGCAGTAAATGCTGAAATCGTTGAAGATGATGTCAAAGAAGAAACGTCAAAAATTGAAAATCCTTTCTCAAGTCTTACTGATGAACAATTAAAAACGGTTCTCGAACAATCCCTTCATGATGAAAACTATGAGCAGGCTGCATTAATCCGTGATGAGATATCACGTAGAAAATAA
- a CDS encoding PH domain-containing protein has product MNFELFAIDGQDIKIVEKLVVKLQDMMTEGERIDYIAVQKKPAVTILPDSITISNKRIFMCEFTKLGLATDFEIFSWKDIKDIAFKEEIFGSKVTVIPSTGENLSIDYIPKVQARKLYQLIKGALETSKLKEIEQEREKFIVTAPKQTAPSFEIHQPIIEEEPTSKNIPSLPIVEEVNETIVPETTVPPIIEVTAPAVVEEDDEITLKLRKLKNLFDKQLITQAEYENKKNEILSQI; this is encoded by the coding sequence ATGAACTTTGAACTTTTTGCCATTGATGGCCAAGACATAAAAATTGTAGAAAAGTTAGTTGTCAAATTGCAAGATATGATGACAGAGGGAGAGCGAATTGATTATATCGCCGTACAGAAAAAACCGGCCGTTACCATTCTTCCCGACAGTATAACGATTAGTAACAAACGTATTTTCATGTGTGAATTTACAAAGCTGGGCTTAGCAACAGATTTTGAAATTTTCAGTTGGAAAGATATTAAAGATATAGCTTTCAAAGAAGAGATTTTTGGTTCTAAAGTAACCGTAATCCCTAGTACAGGGGAAAATTTAAGTATTGATTACATCCCTAAAGTACAGGCACGTAAATTATACCAGCTAATCAAAGGAGCTTTAGAAACATCTAAATTAAAAGAAATCGAGCAGGAGAGAGAAAAATTTATTGTAACCGCTCCTAAACAGACAGCTCCCTCATTTGAAATTCATCAACCTATAATAGAGGAAGAGCCTACCTCTAAAAACATACCGTCCTTGCCTATAGTGGAAGAGGTCAATGAAACTATTGTACCCGAAACTACAGTCCCTCCGATTATTGAGGTAACTGCACCTGCTGTAGTTGAAGAAGATGATGAGATAACACTCAAATTAAGAAAATTAAAAAACCTCTTTGACAAACAGTTGATTACACAGGCAGAGTACGAAAACAAGAAAAACGAAATCTTATCTCAAATTTAA
- a CDS encoding electron transfer flavoprotein subunit alpha/FixB family protein: MSILVYVENTDGKFKKSAFEVVSYANAIAEQSGTEVIALSIGNVEESQLSVLGKYGASKVLNVNTEQLKSFVNQAYAAIIVDAAKSSSASIVVLSNSFSGKGLAPRVAAKLEAGLADGAIELPTVNGETLQVKTGAFSGKAFAYVALTSAVKVIAVNPNSFEVKEAEGTVTIEPYSPSIDTSDFSTIVKDIIRATDKISLPEAEIVVSAGRGLKGPENWGMIEELAHVLGAATACSKPVSDAGWRPHSEHVGQTGIAVSPNLYIAIGISGAIQHLAGVSASKTIVVINKDPEAPFFKVADYGIVGDAFDVIPKLITALKAYKGI, translated from the coding sequence ATGTCAATATTAGTATATGTAGAAAATACAGACGGTAAGTTCAAGAAATCGGCATTTGAGGTTGTTTCTTATGCTAATGCTATTGCAGAACAATCGGGAACTGAAGTTATTGCATTATCAATCGGTAATGTTGAAGAATCGCAATTAAGTGTTTTGGGTAAATATGGCGCAAGTAAGGTATTAAATGTCAATACAGAACAATTAAAGTCATTTGTAAACCAGGCTTACGCCGCTATCATCGTTGATGCAGCAAAATCATCAAGTGCATCAATAGTTGTATTGTCAAATTCCTTTTCTGGAAAGGGGTTAGCCCCGCGGGTTGCTGCGAAATTAGAAGCTGGTTTAGCAGACGGAGCTATTGAATTACCTACTGTAAATGGAGAAACTCTACAAGTCAAAACTGGAGCTTTTTCAGGCAAGGCCTTTGCTTATGTCGCTTTAACTTCGGCTGTTAAAGTAATTGCTGTCAATCCCAATTCATTTGAAGTAAAAGAGGCCGAAGGAACAGTAACTATTGAACCCTACTCTCCGAGTATAGATACTTCAGATTTTAGTACGATCGTTAAGGATATCATTAGAGCAACAGATAAAATTTCATTACCTGAGGCAGAAATTGTTGTTTCCGCGGGTAGAGGATTAAAAGGTCCAGAGAACTGGGGTATGATTGAAGAACTCGCTCATGTACTTGGTGCGGCTACAGCGTGTTCAAAACCGGTTTCTGACGCGGGATGGAGACCGCATTCAGAGCACGTTGGACAAACGGGAATAGCGGTAAGTCCCAATTTATATATTGCAATTGGTATTTCAGGAGCGATACAACATTTAGCAGGGGTTAGTGCTTCAAAAACAATTGTTGTGATCAACAAAGATCCTGAAGCTCCGTTTTTCAAAGTAGCAGATTATGGAATTGTCGGAGACGCATTTGACGTTATTCCTAAATTAATCACAGCTTTAAAAGCTTATAAAGGAATATAA
- a CDS encoding tetratricopeptide repeat protein, with protein MSDRLEQLKEFLKDSPQDPFLKYALATEYLKLGNQDEALKGYTDLISDHADYVGTYYHLGKLYEKMNRVEDARDIYKKGMVITQQKRNMHALSELRGALSLLDGDDEDEY; from the coding sequence ATGTCAGACCGTTTAGAACAATTGAAGGAGTTTTTGAAAGATTCTCCACAAGATCCTTTTTTGAAATATGCTTTGGCTACCGAATATTTAAAATTAGGAAATCAAGATGAGGCGCTTAAGGGGTATACTGATCTGATAAGTGATCATGCCGATTATGTTGGAACTTATTACCACTTGGGGAAACTTTATGAGAAAATGAATCGTGTAGAAGATGCACGAGATATTTATAAAAAAGGTATGGTCATAACACAACAAAAACGCAATATGCATGCGTTAAGTGAATTGCGCGGAGCATTAAGTTTACTGGACGGAGATGATGAAGATGAATATTAA